A single region of the Bacteroides luhongzhouii genome encodes:
- a CDS encoding DUF6078 family protein: MKTDFDYNSMPVSFAHCLNGHCLRADKCLRRQVTLRMPKERAAVMVINPEHVTSDGEDCTYFIDEKPVLFARGMKHLLDRVPLADATVIKRQMIAYFGKTIYYRCCNKERLIKPKEQKYIQELFRKRGVTDTPQYDEYIEYYDLG; the protein is encoded by the coding sequence ATGAAAACAGATTTCGATTACAATTCTATGCCCGTTAGCTTCGCTCATTGCTTGAATGGACATTGTTTGCGTGCGGACAAATGTCTGCGACGACAAGTAACTCTCCGAATGCCGAAAGAGCGGGCTGCTGTAATGGTTATTAATCCCGAACATGTCACCTCCGATGGTGAAGATTGTACTTACTTTATTGATGAAAAGCCGGTGTTGTTTGCACGGGGAATGAAACATTTGCTGGACCGGGTGCCGCTTGCTGATGCTACCGTTATCAAGCGACAGATGATAGCCTACTTCGGCAAAACGATCTATTATCGTTGTTGCAATAAAGAACGGTTGATTAAACCAAAGGAACAAAAGTATATACAAGAACTTTTTCGAAAGAGGGGAGTTACAGATACGCCTCAATATGACGAATATATAGAATACTATGATCTTGGGTAA
- a CDS encoding PhoH family protein, with protein MIEKLIVLEDIDPVIFYGVNNANIQLIKALYPKLRIVARGNVIKVLGDEEEMCAFEENITKLEKYCAEYNSLKEEVIIDIIKGNAPQAEQTGNVIVFSVTGKPIIPRSENQLKLVEGFAKNDMVFAIGPAGSGKTYTAIALAVRALKNKEIKKIILSRPAVEAGEKLGFLPGDMKDKIDPYLQPLYDALQDMIPAAKLKEYMELNIIQIAPLAFMRGRTLNDAVVILDEAQNTTAQQIKMFLTRMGMNTKMIVTGDMTQIDLPASQTSGLVQALRILKGVKGISFVELNKKDIVRHKLVERIVDAYEKFDKEAKAEREKRKNEQLVINGERPVKLAKD; from the coding sequence ATGATAGAGAAGCTGATTGTTCTTGAGGACATTGATCCGGTTATTTTTTACGGTGTAAACAACGCCAACATACAGTTAATTAAAGCTTTATATCCAAAGCTACGCATAGTTGCCCGAGGCAATGTCATCAAAGTGCTGGGCGACGAGGAAGAAATGTGTGCCTTCGAGGAAAATATCACCAAACTTGAAAAGTACTGCGCCGAATATAATTCACTGAAAGAAGAAGTTATCATTGACATTATAAAAGGAAATGCTCCGCAAGCGGAACAGACAGGAAACGTGATTGTGTTCAGCGTCACGGGCAAGCCTATCATCCCCCGAAGCGAAAACCAGTTGAAACTGGTAGAAGGATTCGCCAAGAATGATATGGTATTCGCCATCGGTCCGGCAGGTTCGGGAAAAACATACACTGCTATCGCCCTTGCCGTGCGTGCATTGAAAAACAAAGAAATCAAAAAAATCATTCTTAGCCGCCCCGCCGTAGAAGCCGGAGAAAAACTCGGTTTCCTGCCCGGCGACATGAAAGATAAGATCGATCCATACCTACAACCTTTATATGACGCCTTGCAGGATATGATACCTGCCGCCAAGTTAAAGGAATACATGGAATTGAACATTATCCAGATTGCCCCGTTAGCCTTTATGCGCGGACGTACGCTGAATGACGCAGTCGTTATATTGGACGAAGCCCAGAATACTACCGCACAACAAATCAAAATGTTCCTCACCCGTATGGGCATGAACACCAAGATGATTGTGACGGGAGACATGACGCAAATTGACCTTCCCGCTTCACAAACATCGGGATTGGTGCAAGCCCTCCGCATCTTGAAGGGAGTGAAAGGGATCAGTTTTGTTGAACTGAATAAGAAAGATATCGTACGCCATAAACTGGTGGAACGTATCGTGGATGCTTACGAAAAGTTCGATAAAGAAGCGAAAGCCGAGCGGGAAAAACGGAAAAACGAACAACTGGTTATCAACGGCGAACGTCCGGTGAAACTGGCCAAAGACTAA
- a CDS encoding fimbrial protein, producing the protein MKKQNNILKTIKNIIYLTVACTFFNACADDEIYSSANVKEGIPVTINFGLSVTGMEKLTRGLPETEENRINDLYVLVFDRSGKLKNSKFYNTNEIVSSLENREKGTLTLETTSGESRIYAIANAETNELESILNRLDAVKSIEELSGVTISINEANVQRIQGSLVMSGTFNATSETNKEEGYCVIDEHGKISTGKIELSRLDSHITFKIKVGEKVTSFTPTSWQVKYVPLKSNIIEQPKVNSFTQEKNYGNSIVSTAFKTNENDKSRTFDFYMLENIKNSKTYKEKDGTVSSINPSATDKKAEYAKREAEVKNDDETNTGEYKYSEKYATYVEIKAELEIKNENSIDGKRVATVQYRIHLGGGISNPDIFTSKRNTKYTYNLTINDVNDIIVEVEEGKENRPGAEGDVVDSEAEVRTLDAHYNCFIMGFSYNNVVDATTGNPGLRFVVKTPFGDVTEESTPDTGNGAKQDYHWIHFQSHGTENAADKLQKYNKNELIDLFGLTDDVIARYENDGSKDKDKPYYYTVFVDEYYYTEAPKGQNWGNNPTTYWRHFANADNRYIMLVYAPKYSLDGNSSYAKARYMITQRSIQTYYSTEAKVALGMEHINETGLAKWGAPNIANSISSANGLWNTWEYLKNHISWNEHVALKTPDKKMNTFTTRKEAIALARCLSRNRDENGDGKITLDEVKWYVPTSEQLMGMYLGAKSLPTPLYDANNISFVYGDRINYHYTTSDKKRIWSEEGASVGDYPTNETEEKNLPQNFRCVRNLGIDKGLNDELKKDGFPEQAFEYIESGTRVKVYNQQSNQDEEIIADRIFKMTRLTEQNIRGSRLNKGEIALHDNFDDGNKPYKAFQVAQNLYTQTRAAEGNVYIYEGNSYSALTSWHATIRSCWYDPNNSIEKSGKKYFALTSEDNDRSYCKNYSEKTDLSDKGLWRAPNQREMMLIYITNCDANKNTMSRTKWRYTIDTGNNAGNVRFFCINENLFLSNLIDNTKQISLRCVRDVEIIE; encoded by the coding sequence ATGAAAAAGCAAAACAACATACTGAAAACGATAAAGAATATAATATATCTGACCGTTGCCTGCACATTCTTCAATGCTTGCGCAGATGATGAAATATACTCTTCCGCCAATGTGAAAGAAGGAATTCCGGTTACAATAAATTTCGGTCTGTCAGTCACAGGCATGGAGAAGTTAACCCGTGGACTTCCTGAAACAGAAGAAAATAGAATCAACGACCTTTATGTATTGGTATTCGACAGAAGTGGGAAACTGAAAAACAGTAAATTCTACAACACAAACGAGATAGTCAGTTCACTGGAAAATAGAGAGAAAGGAACGCTTACGTTAGAAACCACCAGCGGCGAAAGCCGTATCTATGCAATAGCCAACGCAGAAACAAACGAATTGGAATCCATCCTCAACAGACTGGACGCTGTTAAAAGTATCGAAGAACTGTCCGGAGTAACCATTAGTATAAACGAAGCTAACGTACAACGCATACAAGGCAGCCTGGTCATGAGTGGAACATTCAATGCCACTTCGGAGACCAACAAAGAAGAAGGATATTGTGTGATTGACGAGCACGGAAAAATATCCACCGGAAAAATAGAGCTTTCGCGCCTTGACTCCCACATCACTTTTAAAATAAAAGTCGGTGAAAAAGTCACGTCTTTCACTCCCACCAGTTGGCAAGTGAAATATGTCCCCCTCAAATCAAATATCATTGAACAACCCAAGGTTAATAGTTTTACCCAAGAAAAGAACTACGGGAACAGTATAGTAAGTACTGCCTTCAAGACCAATGAAAATGATAAATCCCGCACATTTGATTTTTACATGCTGGAAAATATAAAGAACTCAAAAACCTATAAAGAAAAGGATGGTACAGTGAGTTCCATCAATCCATCAGCAACTGATAAAAAAGCGGAGTATGCCAAACGTGAAGCAGAAGTCAAGAACGATGATGAAACAAACACCGGTGAATATAAATATTCGGAAAAGTATGCGACTTATGTAGAAATTAAGGCTGAATTGGAAATCAAAAACGAAAATTCCATAGACGGAAAACGTGTAGCTACCGTACAGTATAGAATACACCTAGGAGGTGGCATCAGCAATCCGGATATCTTCACAAGCAAACGAAACACCAAATATACATACAACTTAACGATAAATGACGTCAACGACATTATAGTAGAAGTGGAAGAAGGAAAAGAAAACCGTCCCGGCGCTGAAGGAGACGTGGTCGATTCCGAAGCTGAAGTACGTACATTGGATGCACATTACAACTGCTTTATAATGGGATTCAGTTACAATAATGTAGTGGACGCCACCACAGGAAACCCAGGTTTGAGATTTGTAGTAAAGACTCCTTTCGGAGATGTCACAGAAGAAAGTACTCCTGATACAGGAAACGGAGCCAAGCAAGATTATCATTGGATTCATTTCCAGTCTCATGGAACAGAAAATGCCGCAGATAAACTACAAAAGTACAATAAGAATGAATTAATCGACTTGTTCGGACTCACCGATGATGTGATAGCCCGCTACGAAAATGATGGAAGCAAGGATAAGGACAAGCCATATTACTATACAGTTTTTGTAGATGAATATTATTATACCGAAGCACCTAAAGGACAAAACTGGGGGAATAACCCTACTACATACTGGCGGCATTTTGCAAATGCAGACAACCGCTACATAATGTTGGTTTATGCTCCCAAGTATAGCTTGGATGGCAACAGCAGTTATGCCAAAGCCCGATATATGATTACCCAACGTTCTATACAGACATATTATAGTACGGAAGCCAAAGTAGCACTAGGCATGGAACATATCAATGAAACAGGATTAGCTAAATGGGGAGCCCCTAACATTGCTAACTCTATTTCTTCTGCTAACGGATTATGGAATACTTGGGAGTATTTAAAAAATCACATATCCTGGAATGAGCACGTTGCTTTGAAAACACCGGATAAAAAAATGAATACTTTCACTACCCGGAAAGAAGCTATCGCTTTAGCACGCTGCTTATCACGAAACCGTGATGAGAACGGAGATGGTAAAATAACACTGGACGAAGTGAAATGGTATGTACCTACCAGTGAACAATTAATGGGTATGTATTTGGGCGCCAAGAGTCTGCCAACCCCCTTATATGATGCCAACAATATTTCATTTGTGTATGGAGACAGGATAAACTATCATTATACGACCAGTGACAAAAAGCGTATCTGGTCGGAAGAAGGCGCTTCCGTTGGTGACTATCCCACCAATGAAACAGAAGAAAAAAACCTTCCGCAGAATTTCAGATGTGTACGTAACTTAGGAATAGATAAAGGTCTGAACGATGAATTAAAAAAAGACGGATTTCCTGAACAAGCGTTCGAATATATAGAAAGTGGTACACGTGTAAAAGTATACAATCAACAGAGCAATCAAGATGAAGAAATTATCGCTGACCGGATTTTTAAGATGACACGGTTAACAGAGCAAAATATACGTGGTTCACGACTCAATAAAGGCGAAATAGCTCTTCACGACAATTTTGACGATGGAAACAAACCTTATAAGGCATTTCAAGTGGCTCAGAATTTATATACCCAAACACGAGCTGCAGAAGGAAATGTATACATATATGAAGGGAATTCATATTCTGCGCTCACCAGTTGGCATGCAACTATACGTTCATGTTGGTATGATCCCAATAACTCAATAGAAAAATCGGGGAAAAAGTACTTTGCTCTAACATCAGAAGACAATGACCGAAGCTATTGTAAAAACTACTCTGAGAAAACCGACCTAAGCGACAAAGGTCTTTGGAGAGCACCCAATCAAAGAGAAATGATGCTAATATACATAACTAACTGTGATGCAAATAAAAATACAATGTCACGAACTAAATGGAGATACACCATAGATACAGGTAACAACGCCGGAAACGTAAGATTCTTTTGCATCAATGAAAATCTGTTTTTATCAAATCTAATAGATAACACAAAGCAAATCAGCTTACGCTGTGTACGTGACGTAGAAATAATAGAATAA
- a CDS encoding FimB/Mfa2 family fimbrial subunit, producing MKQILTTIQEKANKILLLTILAGAITSCDSILDYDDGDCSIQYRVKFKYDYNMDEVDVFSKQVKTVTLYAFDDNNNLVFQKTDEGAPLEKDDYLMTVDVDPSKYHLIAWAGLNNESFAVPLLYPQQSEIEELKVKTLRKAMTRSSFGEDEKGQYIVEQELHSLWHGEVKNATTTRNGRQQISMVSLVKNTNNIRIVVAQVNKSDGPITRALTEETFKCEIYDDNGYMNYDNSLLEDNLLTYKPFVVESEVITTRAFSETGEPAKEYNAVVSEISVARLMENKTPQLTIKNSATDETLFHSSNLVKYLELLQLEKYKDRNYTLQEYLDREDNYSMIIFVDEKLALIKTVIDVNDWIIQLNDIEL from the coding sequence ATGAAACAAATACTAACTACCATACAAGAAAAAGCTAACAAGATATTGTTGCTCACCATATTGGCTGGTGCAATTACATCGTGCGACTCCATTCTGGATTATGACGATGGAGATTGCAGCATCCAGTATCGTGTGAAGTTTAAGTATGACTATAACATGGACGAGGTAGACGTATTTTCCAAACAAGTAAAGACAGTGACACTTTATGCTTTTGACGACAATAACAATCTAGTCTTCCAGAAAACAGATGAAGGAGCACCGTTAGAAAAAGACGACTATCTAATGACTGTAGATGTTGATCCATCAAAATATCACTTGATTGCATGGGCCGGATTAAATAATGAATCGTTCGCAGTACCTTTATTATATCCGCAACAATCAGAAATTGAAGAGTTGAAAGTAAAAACATTACGTAAAGCAATGACACGTTCTTCTTTCGGAGAAGATGAAAAAGGGCAATATATCGTAGAACAAGAGTTACATTCACTCTGGCATGGTGAAGTCAAAAATGCAACTACAACACGTAATGGAAGGCAACAAATCAGTATGGTGTCTTTAGTGAAGAACACCAATAATATCCGCATAGTCGTGGCACAGGTCAACAAATCCGACGGCCCGATAACAAGAGCATTGACTGAAGAAACATTCAAATGCGAGATTTATGACGATAACGGATACATGAATTACGACAATTCACTATTGGAGGACAACTTACTGACTTACAAGCCATTTGTTGTAGAATCCGAAGTTATAACAACAAGAGCTTTCAGTGAAACTGGCGAACCTGCCAAAGAATACAATGCCGTTGTCAGTGAGATAAGTGTTGCCAGACTGATGGAGAATAAAACCCCGCAGCTGACCATCAAAAACTCCGCGACAGACGAAACGTTATTCCACAGTTCTAACTTGGTGAAATATCTGGAACTACTCCAACTAGAGAAATACAAAGACCGGAATTATACTCTCCAGGAATATCTGGATCGCGAAGATAACTACAGCATGATTATTTTCGTAGATGAAAAACTGGCACTGATTAAAACAGTAATTGATGTAAACGACTGGATTATCCAACTCAATGATATTGAACTATAA
- a CDS encoding FimB/Mfa2 family fimbrial subunit, translating to MKYSKLTYYLLAVLCIMATSCVTDGVMDDNIMNIPGDPIKGGKINFSLTFPEMSSTWAIDGEADDSANERTINDVQIYTFVKGKFVEQVKYVLIGGVNGEATRFIEGKLSETYATGISMDFIVITNAENKGVHDVNMNPGDSKDDLYRQLVFGYTKDTDRSINLPMWGEGTIESVRSGENNIGELMLKRAVAKVNVMVNDGKGIIDFKITEVQLHNYNTQGYCAPIENDGPSIPGNSTLSADFLTSGILNGTEGNKVENKFYIPEHQNTGAQTEKKVYLVIKAMARGKEKSYKIPFSENGKDYNVLRNHIYVFNITSVKMDVTLEYEVKVWDEENIDVPSFD from the coding sequence ATGAAATACTCTAAACTGACATATTATCTGTTGGCTGTCCTCTGCATCATGGCAACGTCCTGTGTCACAGACGGAGTCATGGATGATAATATAATGAATATCCCGGGAGACCCCATAAAGGGTGGCAAAATCAATTTTTCATTAACCTTTCCTGAAATGTCTTCCACATGGGCCATTGACGGCGAAGCAGATGATTCTGCAAACGAACGGACAATCAACGATGTCCAAATATATACTTTCGTGAAAGGTAAATTTGTGGAGCAAGTTAAATACGTGCTTATAGGAGGAGTAAACGGAGAAGCTACCCGGTTTATAGAAGGAAAACTGTCGGAAACATACGCCACTGGCATTTCCATGGATTTTATCGTAATCACCAATGCGGAAAACAAAGGTGTACACGATGTGAATATGAATCCGGGAGATAGCAAGGACGATTTATACCGACAACTGGTATTCGGTTATACTAAAGACACAGACCGTTCGATAAACCTCCCAATGTGGGGTGAAGGTACCATTGAATCCGTCCGGTCGGGAGAAAACAATATAGGAGAACTCATGCTGAAACGCGCAGTTGCCAAAGTGAATGTAATGGTCAACGACGGAAAGGGAATAATAGATTTCAAAATCACCGAAGTCCAGTTGCACAATTATAATACACAAGGATATTGCGCACCCATAGAGAACGATGGCCCGTCCATACCGGGAAACTCCACATTATCTGCCGACTTCCTGACTTCCGGCATATTGAACGGGACAGAAGGAAACAAGGTTGAAAACAAATTCTACATTCCGGAACATCAGAATACGGGAGCACAAACTGAAAAGAAAGTATATTTGGTCATCAAAGCGATGGCTAGAGGTAAAGAAAAAAGTTATAAGATACCATTCAGTGAAAATGGAAAAGATTATAATGTTCTTCGCAACCACATATATGTATTCAACATCACAAGTGTGAAAATGGATGTAACATTAGAATATGAAGTGAAAGTTTGGGATGAAGAGAACATCGATGTCCCGTCATTCGATTAA
- a CDS encoding ATP-binding protein yields MSKLYPIGIQNFESLRNDGYLYVDKTRLIYQLVKTGRYYFLSRPRRFGKSLLISTLEAYYQGKKELFEGLAIEQLEKDWIKHPILHLDLNIEKYDTPESLDQILNDNLEHWESLYGTRPSEVSFSLRFAGIIQRAYEQTGQRVVILVDEYDKPMLQAIGNEELQKYFRNTLKPFYGALKSKDGCIKLGFLTGVTKFGKVSVFSDLNNLIDISMDEQYVELCGITEKEIHDNMEEDLHILADKQKMTYEEVCSELKECYDGYHFVENSIGIYNPFSLLNTFYKMKFGSYWFETGTPTYLVELLKKSNYNLQRITHEETDADVLNSIDSTSRNPIPVIYQSGYLTIKGFNNRFGIYRLGFPNREVEEGFVKYLLPFYTNIDVIESPFQIRQFVDEVEQGDYDAFFRRLQSFFADTPYELVRDLELHYQNVLFIVFKLIGFYVKAEYHTSQGRIDLVLQTDHFIYVMEFKLEGTAEEALQQINDKHYAQAFAADKRQIFKIGINFSNETRNIEKWIVEDLQ; encoded by the coding sequence ATGAGCAAGCTATATCCTATCGGCATACAGAATTTTGAAAGTCTCCGTAACGATGGTTATCTCTATGTAGATAAAACCAGACTCATTTACCAATTAGTAAAAACCGGCCGTTACTATTTTCTTAGCCGTCCCCGCCGCTTTGGGAAGAGTCTGCTAATATCTACTCTTGAAGCATACTATCAGGGAAAAAAAGAACTATTTGAAGGATTGGCTATTGAACAACTGGAAAAAGACTGGATCAAACATCCGATATTACACCTTGATTTAAATATCGAGAAATATGATACTCCCGAAAGTCTGGACCAAATACTCAATGACAATCTGGAACATTGGGAAAGCCTGTATGGCACACGCCCGTCGGAAGTTTCCTTTTCTTTACGCTTTGCAGGCATCATACAGCGGGCTTACGAACAGACGGGGCAACGTGTCGTTATCCTTGTGGACGAATACGACAAACCTATGCTGCAAGCTATCGGAAACGAAGAATTGCAAAAATATTTCCGAAACACACTAAAACCTTTCTATGGAGCATTAAAGAGTAAAGACGGATGCATCAAACTCGGATTCCTTACAGGTGTCACTAAATTCGGAAAAGTCAGTGTATTCAGCGATCTGAACAATCTGATTGATATTTCAATGGATGAGCAGTACGTGGAACTCTGCGGTATCACAGAGAAAGAAATCCACGACAATATGGAAGAAGACCTGCATATTTTGGCTGATAAACAGAAAATGACTTATGAGGAGGTATGCTCCGAACTGAAAGAATGTTATGATGGTTATCATTTCGTAGAAAACTCCATAGGAATATACAACCCATTCAGTTTACTCAACACATTCTATAAAATGAAATTCGGTAGTTACTGGTTTGAAACCGGCACCCCGACTTATTTGGTAGAATTACTAAAGAAATCCAATTATAATCTCCAACGTATCACCCATGAAGAAACGGATGCAGATGTACTGAACAGCATTGATTCGACGTCCCGAAATCCTATTCCGGTTATCTATCAAAGTGGATATCTCACGATCAAAGGATTTAACAATCGCTTTGGAATTTATCGACTGGGATTCCCCAATCGGGAAGTAGAAGAAGGTTTTGTAAAATACCTCCTTCCGTTCTATACCAATATAGACGTAATCGAATCTCCTTTCCAAATACGGCAGTTTGTCGATGAAGTGGAACAAGGTGATTATGATGCCTTTTTCCGCCGCCTGCAAAGTTTCTTTGCCGATACACCTTACGAATTGGTACGCGATTTGGAACTACATTATCAAAATGTACTCTTCATCGTATTTAAACTCATTGGATTCTATGTAAAAGCAGAGTATCATACCTCACAAGGACGCATTGACCTCGTCCTGCAAACCGATCATTTCATCTATGTAATGGAATTCAAGCTGGAGGGAACCGCCGAAGAAGCTCTGCAACAAATCAATGACAAACATTATGCACAAGCATTTGCTGCCGACAAGCGACAAATATTTAAAATAGGCATTAATTTCAGTAATGAAACAAGAAACATCGAAAAGTGGATAGTAGAAGATTTGCAATAA
- a CDS encoding DUF5715 family protein — MTIYKLRILPLFLLVIGLTTLTSGCKKKDMSLKLNEPRNIRGVVSYKRSFPDLNDAHLEVAKKIGIRPLADREAAEDMKEKLTHITDNEFYVVDSLTHSIPYLVPRASALLDTIGSNFLDSLAAKGLNPNQIIITSVLRTENDVKRLRRRNGNASANSAHCFGATFDVSWKRFKKVEDKDGRPLQDVSADTLKLVLSEVLRDLRQAEKCYIKYELKQGCFHITAR, encoded by the coding sequence ATGACTATTTATAAGCTTCGCATATTACCGCTATTTTTACTAGTTATTGGGCTTACAACGCTTACTTCGGGCTGCAAAAAGAAAGACATGTCGCTAAAACTGAATGAGCCACGCAATATTCGTGGCGTCGTCAGCTATAAACGTTCTTTCCCTGATTTGAATGACGCACATCTGGAAGTAGCCAAAAAGATAGGGATTCGCCCATTGGCAGACCGGGAAGCAGCAGAAGATATGAAAGAAAAGCTAACTCATATTACCGACAATGAGTTTTATGTAGTAGATTCACTGACACACTCTATCCCCTATCTCGTACCGCGTGCCAGTGCACTGCTCGATACAATCGGTTCCAACTTTCTCGATTCATTGGCAGCCAAAGGTCTAAACCCCAACCAGATAATCATCACTTCAGTGTTACGTACCGAAAACGATGTGAAACGCCTCCGCCGTCGCAACGGAAATGCTTCCGCCAACTCGGCACACTGCTTTGGAGCCACCTTTGACGTCAGTTGGAAACGTTTCAAAAAGGTAGAAGACAAGGATGGAAGACCGTTACAGGATGTAAGTGCCGATACACTGAAACTTGTCTTGTCCGAGGTTTTAAGAGACCTGCGACAAGCTGAAAAATGCTACATCAAATATGAATTGAAGCAAGGGTGTTTCCATATCACCGCCCGATAA
- a CDS encoding flotillin family protein, whose amino-acid sequence MTQEMLIMAAILVAVILLTFIGILSRYRKCKSDEVLVVYGKTGGDKKSAKLYHGGAAFVWPIIQGYEFLSMKPMQIECKLTGALSAQNIRVDVPTTITVAISTDPEVMQNAAERMLGLTMDDKQNLITDVVYGQMRMVIADMTIEELNSDRDKFLAKVKDNIDTELRKFGLYLMNINISDIRDAANYIVNLGKEAESKALNEAQANIEEQEKLGAIKIANQIKERETKVAETRKDQDIAIAETKKQQEISVANADKDRISQVAIANAEKESQVAKAEAEKSIRIEQANTEKESRVAELNSDMEIKQAEAAKKAAIGRNDAQKEVALSNAELAVTQANADKQAGEAAAKSEAAVQTAREIAQKEVEEAKARKVESSLKAEKIVPAEIARQEAILQANAIAEKITREAEARAKATLAQAEAEAKAIQLKLEAEAEGKKKSLLAEAEGFEAMVRAAESNPAIAIQYKMVDQWKEIAGEQVKAFEHMNLGNITVFDGGNGGTSNFLNTLVKTVAPSLGVLDKLPIGETVKGIINPESKTEEKPATKADEKKDKK is encoded by the coding sequence ATGACACAAGAAATGTTAATCATGGCGGCTATATTAGTAGCAGTCATCCTACTCACTTTTATCGGTATCCTTTCGCGTTACCGCAAATGTAAGAGTGACGAAGTCCTCGTTGTATATGGTAAAACGGGAGGGGATAAGAAATCGGCAAAGCTATATCATGGTGGAGCTGCTTTTGTATGGCCGATTATCCAAGGATATGAATTCCTTTCCATGAAACCAATGCAGATCGAATGTAAACTGACCGGCGCGCTATCCGCTCAAAACATTCGTGTAGATGTGCCGACTACAATCACTGTAGCTATCAGCACCGATCCCGAAGTGATGCAAAACGCTGCTGAACGTATGCTGGGCTTAACGATGGATGACAAGCAGAACTTAATTACTGATGTTGTATATGGTCAGATGCGTATGGTGATCGCCGATATGACTATCGAAGAATTAAATTCAGACCGAGATAAGTTCCTGGCTAAAGTGAAAGATAACATCGATACCGAACTTCGCAAATTCGGTTTGTATCTGATGAACATCAACATCAGTGATATTCGTGACGCTGCCAACTACATTGTCAACTTAGGTAAGGAAGCTGAAAGTAAAGCACTGAACGAAGCACAGGCTAACATCGAAGAACAGGAAAAGCTGGGTGCTATCAAAATTGCCAATCAGATTAAAGAACGCGAAACTAAAGTTGCGGAAACTCGTAAAGACCAGGATATCGCTATCGCAGAAACGAAGAAACAACAGGAGATATCCGTTGCAAATGCAGATAAGGACAGAATCTCTCAAGTAGCGATTGCCAACGCGGAAAAAGAATCGCAAGTAGCAAAAGCCGAAGCAGAAAAGAGCATCCGTATCGAGCAGGCAAATACTGAAAAGGAAAGCCGTGTTGCCGAACTGAATTCGGATATGGAAATCAAACAGGCGGAAGCTGCCAAGAAGGCTGCCATCGGACGAAATGACGCACAGAAAGAAGTAGCCCTTTCCAACGCAGAACTAGCTGTAACACAAGCCAATGCCGACAAGCAAGCCGGTGAAGCTGCTGCAAAATCGGAAGCTGCCGTACAGACTGCACGCGAAATTGCCCAAAAAGAAGTGGAAGAAGCTAAAGCACGGAAAGTGGAATCTTCATTAAAGGCTGAAAAGATTGTTCCTGCGGAAATCGCCAGACAGGAAGCTATCCTTCAAGCAAATGCCATCGCCGAAAAGATTACCCGCGAAGCGGAAGCACGCGCAAAAGCTACTTTGGCACAAGCCGAAGCGGAAGCAAAAGCTATCCAATTGAAACTGGAAGCCGAAGCGGAAGGTAAGAAGAAATCATTACTTGCGGAAGCGGAAGGTTTCGAAGCAATGGTAAGAGCTGCCGAATCGAATCCGGCTATCGCCATCCAATATAAGATGGTAGACCAGTGGAAGGAAATTGCCGGCGAACAGGTGAAGGCGTTCGAACACATGAATTTAGGAAATATCACTGTATTCGACGGTGGAAACGGAGGTACAAGCAACTTCCTGAACACATTGGTGAAAACGGTAGCTCCAAGTCTCGGTGTATTGGATAAATTGCCTATCGGTGAAACAGTGAAAGGTATTATCAATCCGGAAAGCAAAACGGAGGAAAAGCCTGCAACAAAAGCTGACGAGAAAAAAGATAAGAAATAG